One Mycolicibacterium parafortuitum DNA segment encodes these proteins:
- a CDS encoding alpha/beta fold hydrolase: MTMNARRRRVHAKLAALPGVRPVRRPVHPGGDDAFDVYYVRTGRKSAHPLVVIPGGPGAASIALYRTFRKHAALAGLDVIMVEHRGVGLSRHDDSGADLPPDALTVDAVVDDIAAVLDDAGVERADVYGASYGSYLAAGIGVRHPGRVRSMVLDSPLLSADDIIDVRAQVRRVLWDGAAGPGVAAEVRQLVARGGLTSEGLLLAIGLYELAGPETLRRQLDLLLAGRDRLWKLAETVTKFVTERRTAFHHEPDLVERIAFRELNYGAVPDGEPLDPAVALRGMATGDADFVAEPYDLRSAMPGFTWPTAVISGGRDLTTPPAVARRAVELIPDSVLVELPTAGHSILDIREHAALEICKVVSAGRISELPSRGGELDAMPANLSMRLLVGAIAVAARVESAVPGAAPKAVRAGTGQTT; encoded by the coding sequence ATGACGATGAATGCGAGGCGTCGCCGCGTGCACGCCAAGCTCGCGGCACTGCCCGGGGTGCGGCCGGTTCGCAGGCCGGTGCATCCCGGCGGGGATGACGCGTTCGACGTCTACTACGTGCGGACCGGCCGCAAATCGGCTCATCCGCTGGTCGTCATCCCGGGCGGGCCCGGCGCGGCGTCGATCGCGCTGTATCGGACGTTCCGCAAGCATGCCGCGCTCGCCGGTCTCGACGTCATCATGGTCGAACACCGCGGTGTCGGACTGTCCCGCCACGACGACTCCGGCGCCGACCTGCCCCCCGACGCGTTGACGGTCGACGCCGTCGTCGACGACATCGCCGCGGTGCTCGACGACGCCGGGGTCGAGCGCGCCGATGTGTACGGCGCGTCCTACGGCTCCTACCTGGCCGCCGGGATCGGCGTGCGGCACCCGGGCCGGGTGCGGTCGATGGTGCTCGACTCTCCGCTGCTGTCGGCCGACGACATCATCGATGTACGTGCCCAGGTTCGGCGGGTGCTGTGGGACGGTGCGGCGGGGCCGGGAGTCGCCGCCGAGGTCCGGCAGCTGGTGGCCCGCGGCGGCCTGACGTCCGAGGGGCTGCTGCTGGCGATCGGCCTGTACGAGCTCGCCGGCCCCGAAACGCTGCGCCGTCAGCTGGACCTGTTGCTCGCCGGTCGCGACCGGCTCTGGAAGCTCGCCGAGACCGTCACCAAGTTCGTGACCGAACGCAGGACCGCGTTCCACCACGAGCCGGACCTGGTGGAACGGATCGCCTTCCGCGAGTTGAACTATGGCGCGGTACCCGACGGTGAGCCGCTGGACCCTGCCGTCGCGCTGCGCGGAATGGCCACCGGCGACGCCGACTTCGTCGCCGAACCCTACGATCTTCGGTCGGCGATGCCCGGCTTCACCTGGCCGACGGCGGTGATCTCCGGCGGCCGTGACCTGACCACGCCGCCGGCCGTCGCGCGCCGTGCCGTCGAGTTGATCCCGGACTCGGTGCTCGTCGAACTGCCCACCGCAGGCCACAGCATCCTCGACATCCGTGAGCATGCGGCGCTGGAGATCTGCAAGGTCGTCAGCGCCGGGCGCATCTCCGAACTGCCCTCACGCGGTGGCGAATTGGACGCCATGCCGGCCAACCTCTCGATGCGGCTACTGGTCGGTGCGATCGCGGTGGCCGCCCGGGTGGAATCGGCGGTGCCCGGTGCGGCGCCGAAGGCCGTGCGGGCGGGCACCGGCCAGACGACCTGA